The proteins below come from a single Oryzomicrobium terrae genomic window:
- a CDS encoding zinc-finger domain-containing protein produces the protein MSEAKDVKAPESRTIEITAADLPLHCPQPGAPLWARHPKVFLDATKTGEVTCPYCSAHYVLTGELPKGHH, from the coding sequence ATGAGCGAGGCGAAAGACGTCAAAGCCCCCGAGAGCCGTACCATCGAAATCACCGCTGCGGATCTGCCGCTGCACTGCCCGCAACCCGGAGCGCCGCTCTGGGCGCGGCATCCCAAGGTGTTCCTGGATGCGACCAAGACCGGCGAAGTGACCTGCCCCTACTGCAGCGCCCACTACGTGCTCACCGGTGAGCTGCCCAAGGGTCACCATTGA